One genomic segment of Paraburkholderia phymatum STM815 includes these proteins:
- the catC gene encoding muconolactone Delta-isomerase, with protein sequence MLFHVKMVVKLPPDMPVERANELKATEKAMAQRLQKEGIWRHLWRIAGLYANYSVFDVESPAQLNDLLMQLPLYPYMEVTVDAMCRHPSSIHEDDR encoded by the coding sequence ATGCTTTTTCACGTGAAGATGGTCGTCAAGCTGCCCCCGGATATGCCCGTCGAACGCGCCAATGAATTGAAGGCCACTGAAAAGGCAATGGCGCAGCGTCTGCAGAAAGAAGGTATCTGGCGGCACCTCTGGCGCATTGCGGGGCTGTACGCGAATTACAGCGTGTTCGATGTGGAAAGTCCGGCACAGTTGAACGATCTGCTGATGCAGTTGCCGCTTTATCCGTACATGGAAGTGACCGTCGACGCGATGTGCCGTCATCCGTCGTCTATTCACGAAGATGATCGCTAG
- the catA gene encoding catechol 1,2-dioxygenase: MNIETIDALLNKINASATHEGNARTKQVVNRIVRDLFVTIDELDVTPNEFWAALNYLGEAGQSGELGLLAAGLGFEHFLDVRLDEAEAKAGVAGGTPRTIEGPLYVAGAPESTGHARLDNGNEPGETLVMRGRVLNDDGQPVKGALVEVWHANHLGNYSHFDKSQAEYNLRRSIRTDADGVYSFRSVVPIGYSVPPGGKTQQLLDQLGRHGHRPAHIHFFVSAPGFRKLTTQINIEGDPYLWDDFAFATREGLVPAVKKEEGATGKPYGIDGQFALIDFDFSLVKERNDLPTSEVERVRA; the protein is encoded by the coding sequence ATGAACATCGAAACCATCGACGCGCTGTTGAACAAAATCAATGCAAGCGCCACGCACGAAGGCAACGCACGCACGAAGCAAGTCGTGAACCGCATCGTTCGCGATCTGTTCGTCACGATCGACGAACTCGACGTGACGCCGAACGAATTCTGGGCCGCGCTGAACTATCTTGGCGAAGCCGGCCAAAGCGGCGAATTGGGCCTGCTCGCAGCGGGTCTTGGCTTCGAACATTTTCTCGATGTGCGTCTCGACGAAGCGGAAGCGAAAGCGGGCGTCGCGGGCGGCACGCCGCGTACCATCGAAGGCCCGCTGTATGTGGCGGGCGCGCCGGAATCGACGGGGCATGCGCGGCTCGACAACGGCAACGAGCCGGGCGAAACCCTTGTGATGCGCGGCCGCGTGCTCAACGACGACGGTCAGCCGGTGAAAGGCGCGCTCGTCGAAGTGTGGCACGCGAACCATCTGGGCAACTACTCGCACTTCGACAAGTCGCAGGCCGAGTACAACCTGCGCCGCTCGATTCGCACGGATGCGGACGGCGTCTACAGCTTCCGCAGCGTCGTTCCGATCGGCTACAGCGTGCCGCCCGGCGGCAAGACGCAGCAATTGCTCGATCAGCTCGGCCGTCACGGCCATCGTCCCGCGCACATTCACTTCTTCGTATCCGCTCCCGGCTTCCGCAAGTTGACCACACAGATCAACATCGAAGGTGATCCGTATCTGTGGGACGACTTCGCATTCGCGACGCGTGAAGGTCTCGTGCCAGCCGTGAAGAAGGAAGAGGGTGCAACGGGCAAGCCTTACGGTATCGACGGCCAGTTTGCACTGATCGACTTCGACTTCAGCCTCGTCAAGGAGCGCAACGATCTGCCGACGAGCGAAGTGGAGCGTGTGCGTGCCTGA
- a CDS encoding muconate/chloromuconate family cycloisomerase translates to MISSPVQIQAIETILVDVPTIRPHRLSVATMNCQALVLIRIQCADGIEGWGEATTIGGLAYGEESPESIKTNIDTYFAPMLKGMDATRPGRAMAKLRECFQGNRFAKCAIETALFDAQAQRFGVPLSELFGGRVTDSVEVAWTLASGDTGRDIDEAHLMLEKKRHRVFKLKIGTRAPADDIAHVAAIKAAVGDRAEVRVDVNQAWSQTEAIWASERLADAGCNLIEQPIAAEDQRGLKRLAHLSKVPIMADEALHGPVDAFDIASAHAADVFAVKIAQSGGLTGAASVAAIALAAGVDLYGGTMLEGAIGTIASAQLFSTFRELKWGTELFGPLLLTEEILREPLRYENFSLQLPHGPGLGIQLDLDKIGRLRRDSKHGASVVKG, encoded by the coding sequence ATGATATCAAGCCCCGTTCAGATACAAGCCATAGAGACCATTCTCGTCGACGTTCCGACGATTCGCCCGCACCGCCTGTCGGTTGCCACGATGAATTGCCAGGCCCTCGTGCTGATCCGGATTCAATGCGCGGATGGTATAGAGGGCTGGGGCGAGGCGACGACGATCGGCGGTCTGGCTTACGGCGAGGAAAGCCCCGAAAGCATCAAGACCAACATCGACACGTATTTCGCGCCGATGCTCAAGGGCATGGACGCGACTCGTCCCGGCCGGGCGATGGCGAAGCTGCGTGAGTGCTTCCAGGGCAACCGCTTCGCCAAGTGCGCGATCGAAACCGCGTTGTTCGACGCGCAGGCACAACGCTTCGGCGTGCCGCTGTCGGAGTTGTTCGGCGGCCGGGTGACGGATTCCGTTGAAGTCGCATGGACGCTGGCGAGCGGCGACACCGGCCGCGATATCGACGAAGCGCATCTGATGCTCGAAAAGAAGCGGCACCGCGTGTTCAAGCTGAAGATCGGCACGCGCGCGCCCGCTGACGACATCGCGCACGTCGCTGCCATCAAGGCCGCCGTTGGCGATCGCGCCGAAGTGCGCGTCGACGTGAATCAGGCATGGAGCCAGACGGAAGCGATCTGGGCCAGCGAGCGGCTCGCGGACGCAGGCTGCAATCTGATTGAGCAGCCCATCGCCGCCGAAGACCAGCGCGGACTCAAGCGGCTCGCGCATCTGTCGAAGGTGCCGATCATGGCGGACGAAGCGCTGCACGGTCCCGTCGACGCGTTCGACATCGCCAGCGCGCACGCGGCAGATGTATTCGCCGTGAAGATCGCGCAGTCGGGCGGCTTGACGGGTGCCGCGAGCGTCGCCGCTATCGCGCTCGCCGCGGGCGTCGACCTGTATGGCGGCACCATGCTCGAAGGCGCGATCGGCACGATCGCTTCGGCGCAACTGTTTAGCACGTTCCGCGAATTGAAGTGGGGCACCGAGTTGTTCGGGCCGCTCCTTCTCACGGAAGAAATTCTCAGGGAGCCGCTGCGTTACGAGAACTTCTCGTTGCAGTTGCCGCATGGCCCCGGACTCGGAATTCAACTCGACCTCGACAAGATCGGGAGATTGCGCCGCGACTCGAAACACGGCGCGAGTGTGGTCAAAGGTTAG
- a CDS encoding LysR family transcriptional regulator — translation MELRQLRYFVAVAEERNFTRAAERLNMTQPPLSRQIQQIEDSVGLALFERGARPLRLTEAGRVFYAQAKRLLEESDELLPLTRRLAQLAERIVVGFVPSTLYGPLPDVIRAFREAAPLIQISLIEMFTIEQLSALKGGRIDVGFGRLRFDDAQLAREVLVEEHLIAALPAGHALADAPRLTLDALSKETLIIYPSTPRPSYADQQLCAFRDHAVEPAAIHEVRELQTALGLVAAQVGVCLVPESVRGLRAHGVTYRSIDETQVSSPIIMSRRLQDQSPTTDLFCSIARDLFRKPPI, via the coding sequence ATGGAACTGCGCCAACTCCGCTATTTCGTGGCCGTCGCTGAAGAAAGGAACTTCACGCGGGCGGCCGAACGCCTGAACATGACGCAGCCGCCACTCTCGCGGCAAATCCAGCAGATCGAAGACAGTGTGGGACTTGCGCTGTTCGAACGCGGTGCGCGTCCCCTCAGGCTGACCGAGGCGGGACGGGTCTTTTACGCGCAGGCGAAGCGTCTGCTCGAAGAGAGCGACGAACTGCTTCCTCTCACGCGGCGTCTTGCGCAACTCGCCGAGCGCATCGTGGTCGGCTTCGTGCCATCCACGCTATACGGCCCGCTGCCCGACGTGATCCGCGCGTTCAGAGAAGCCGCGCCGCTTATTCAGATTTCGTTGATCGAAATGTTCACGATCGAGCAGTTGAGCGCACTCAAGGGCGGCCGGATCGACGTGGGCTTTGGTCGGCTGCGTTTCGACGATGCACAATTGGCACGCGAGGTGCTCGTCGAAGAACACCTGATCGCGGCACTGCCCGCCGGTCATGCGCTCGCCGACGCGCCCAGGCTGACGCTCGACGCGCTGTCGAAGGAAACGCTGATCATCTATCCGTCGACGCCGCGTCCGAGTTACGCGGACCAGCAGCTCTGCGCGTTCCGCGATCATGCCGTCGAGCCGGCCGCCATTCATGAAGTGAGGGAACTGCAAACTGCGCTTGGACTCGTCGCCGCGCAAGTTGGCGTGTGTCTCGTCCCCGAAAGCGTGAGGGGTTTGCGGGCGCACGGCGTGACATACCGGTCGATCGACGAAACGCAAGTGTCGTCGCCCATCATCATGAGCCGGCGTTTGCAGGATCAGAGTCCCACGACCGACCTGTTCTGTTCGATTGCGCGCGACCTGTTCAGGAAGCCGCCCATCTAG
- a CDS encoding DUF3331 domain-containing protein, giving the protein MTKRPPPEALEPATAEPPPAHISILEQLSSKTLSVCWSDPRSGHYADQVWRIGLARMDSFCVLTGMPIRRGDPVFRPRACESYFPANRDRMILASAVPSCPSGIVLD; this is encoded by the coding sequence ATGACCAAGCGCCCGCCGCCGGAAGCACTCGAACCCGCTACCGCTGAACCGCCGCCGGCGCACATCTCGATCCTCGAACAACTGTCGTCGAAGACGCTGAGTGTGTGCTGGAGCGATCCGCGCTCGGGCCATTACGCAGATCAGGTGTGGCGCATCGGTCTCGCACGCATGGATTCGTTCTGCGTATTGACGGGCATGCCGATACGCCGCGGCGACCCGGTGTTTCGCCCCCGAGCATGCGAGAGCTATTTCCCCGCGAATCGCGACCGCATGATTCTGGCGTCCGCCGTACCGTCTTGTCCGAGCGGGATCGTGCTCGACTGA